In the genome of Populus trichocarpa isolate Nisqually-1 chromosome 10, P.trichocarpa_v4.1, whole genome shotgun sequence, the window GGTTATTTTAGCATAATTTTCACCAAACTCTATAAGATCTTTCCTTATACGGCTCACTATACCTTGCAATTCTAAATCATCATGATCCTCCATCCGCGCTGATATACTACCTACGTAGTTCCCACCGTAGTTGTCTGGTAAGGTTGGCACAAGCCTCTTCCGAATATTCACGCCAAGAGACAACACCGATTTTCTAGGAACCCCCAAGTTTGATCTGGATGCGCTCATCGCACATTTCCAGATCAACGCTGTTACAGATTCCACCCGTGTTGGATCTGGCACGCTTGCACTGATGGCTTTAGCCTTGAGAGCAGTAATTTTGGGAGCTTCAAACACAAACCTTTTCATGACAGACTCTCCTTGAATCAAATCTACTGGAAGCATTGGGATTGGTAAATCCATTTGTGGGAAAATGGAAGCACCCATGAACACTGGACTGATCACCACCTCAGTACTCGACCTGCGAGCGGTTGCAGCCCAGCACTTGATGAATGATGTTACCGTGGCTGCATCTgcaaccttgtgagaaagattcACCCCAATTGCCAAGCCACCACAATCAAAGAAACTAGCTTGGACAAGTAATTGACTATCCCTGGCCGTGGCTGCTTCACTTAGAGCTGCAGGCAGGAGTTGTTTTAGCACTTCAGTATCAGGCTTTTTGAGAATATCAGAGAGAATACAATGGATTCGAGCCTCAATATATTCAGCCCCATGGTCATCACATTCAATGGACGAGTTGTCTTTGAGTCTGCCTGCGAATGGATAAAAATGAGTCAA includes:
- the LOC7460033 gene encoding BAHD acyltransferase At5g47980 isoform X6 translates to MSVPLRIEIMQRETIKPSSPTPLHLRSLKLSLLDQFMPVVHIPLLLFYPRNGNDTDHLAKATERSLLLKTSLSEALTHFYPFAGRLKDNSSIECDDHGAEYIEARIHCILSDILKKPDTEVLKQLLPAALSEAATARDSQLLVQASFFDCGGLAIGVNLSHKVADAATVTSFIKCWAATARRSSTEVVISPVFMGASIFPQMDLPIPMLPVDLIQGESVMKRFVFEAPKITALKAKAISASVPDPTRVESVTALIWKCAMSASRSNLGVPRKSVLSLGVNIRKRLVPTLPDNYGGNYVGSISARMEDHDDLELQGIVSRIRKDLIEFGENYAKITQGDDTSLAICKAVEEFGKMAMSKDIDSYNGTSWCRFELYDADFGWGKPTWLSNVFTIELKNIMCLMDTRDGDGIEACISLSREDMALFESNKELLEFAAANPSVSV
- the LOC7460033 gene encoding BAHD acyltransferase At5g47980 isoform X5, which translates into the protein MSVPLRIEIMQRETIKPSSPTPLHLRSLKLSLLDQFMPVVHIPLLLFYPRNGNDTDHLAKATERSLLLKTSLSEALTHFYPFAGRLKDNSSIECDDHGAEYIEARIHCILSDILKKPDTEVLKQLLPAALSEAATARDSQLLVQASFFDCGGLAIGVNLSHKVADAATVTSFIKCWAATARRSSTEVVISPVFMGASIFPQMDLPIPMLPVDLIQGESVMKRFVFEAPKITALKAKAISASVPDPTRVESVTALIWKCAMSASRSNLGVPRKSVLSLGVNIRKRLVPTLPDNYGGNYVGSISARMEDHDDLELQGIVSRIRKDLIEFGENYAKITQGDDTSLAICKAVEEFGKMATSKDIDYYNGTSWCRFELYDADFGWGKPTWLSTVFTIELKNLMCLIDTRDGDGIEACISLSPEDMALFESNRELLEFAAANHSVSV